The following are from one region of the Entelurus aequoreus isolate RoL-2023_Sb linkage group LG17, RoL_Eaeq_v1.1, whole genome shotgun sequence genome:
- the LOC133632200 gene encoding zinc finger protein OZF-like isoform X2, whose product MLKKFVKERLMAAADEIVALFEKTIASYEEELSRTREEKERPRRQLEDVSKTQTGLADVQQVKEEEEGLWTAEKGECLLGPEEADVTVVSVKTEDDDEEPKANHVSASLTYNVQHPPQVKEEEEGECLLGPEEADVTVVSVKTEDDDEEPKANEDEDRKDTQEALSSDTDCEDDMRTHTDNKHSECSEKKMRKEGFTCSVCAKRFSFQSHLKEHMRTHTGEKPFRCLVCAKRFSHHSTMVSHKRTHTGEKPFQCSVCGESFSRKSNMTQHMRMHMREKPFSCTVCGKEFTQKAHMLSHMRTHTGEKPFSCSDCGKTFAYKANMLAHTRTHTGEKPFICSICGESFVQKVSLIAHRRTHTGEKPFKCTVCGKSYSYKRTLTAHVRTHNGD is encoded by the exons ATGTTGAAAAAGTTCGTGAAGGAGCGACTAATGGCGGCGGCGGATGAAATAGTTGCGCTGTTTGAAAAAACGATAGCGtcctacgaggaggaactttctcgaacaagagaggagaaggagcgaccaCGACGACAACTGGAAGATGTTAGCAAGACTCAGACTGGGCTAGCTG ATGTCCAGCaagttaaagaggaagaggagggactCTGGACCGCTGAGAAGGGAGAGTGTCTTTTAGGGCCAGAAGAGGCTGATGTGACTGtcgtctctgtgaagactgaagacgaTGACGAGGAACCAAAAGCGAACCACGTCTCAGCTTCACTAACATATA atgtccagcaccccccacaagttaaagaggaagaggagggagagtgtcttttAGGGCCAGAAGAGGCCGATGTGaccgttgtctctgtgaagactgaagatgacgaCGAGGAACCAAAAGCAAACGAGGATGAAGACAGGAAAGACACCCAAGAagctttgagcagcgatacagactgcgaagatgatatgaggactcacactgacaacaaacactcagaATGCTCTGAAAAGAAGATGCGTAAAGAAGGGTTTACCTGCTCAGTTTGTGCGAAGAGATTTTCTTTCCAGAGTCATTTGAAAGAACACATGCGAACACataccggagaaaaacctttcagatgCTTGGTTTGCGCTAAAAGATTTTCCCACCATTCAACTATGGTGTCCCACaagagaacgcacacaggagaaaaaccttttcaaTGCTCGGTTTGTGGCGAAAGCTTTTCTCGAAAAAGCAATATGACGCAACACATGCGAATGCACatgagagaaaaaccttttagttgCACAGTTTGTGGCAAAGAGTTCACTCAAAAGGCCCACATGCTatcacacatgagaacgcacacgggggaaaaacctttcagttgttcagaTTGCGGTAAAACATTCGCTTATAAGGCAAATATGCTGGCGCACACGAGAacccacacaggagaaaaaccttttatttgCTCAATCTGTGGCGAAAGTTTTGTCCAAAAAGTATCTTTGATTGCACACAGaagaacacacacgggagaaaaaccctttaaatgcacagtttgtggtaaaagttatTCCTACAAGAGGACATTAACAGCACATGTGAGGACACACAATGGAGATTAA
- the LOC133632200 gene encoding zinc finger protein OZF-like isoform X1, which produces MLKKFVKERLMAAADEIVALFEKTIASYEEELSRTREEKERPRRQLEDVSKTQTGLAGKNVQQVKEEEEGLWTAEKGECLLGPEEADVTVVSVKTEDDDEEPKANHVSASLTYNVQHPPQVKEEEEGECLLGPEEADVTVVSVKTEDDDEEPKANEDEDRKDTQEALSSDTDCEDDMRTHTDNKHSECSEKKMRKEGFTCSVCAKRFSFQSHLKEHMRTHTGEKPFRCLVCAKRFSHHSTMVSHKRTHTGEKPFQCSVCGESFSRKSNMTQHMRMHMREKPFSCTVCGKEFTQKAHMLSHMRTHTGEKPFSCSDCGKTFAYKANMLAHTRTHTGEKPFICSICGESFVQKVSLIAHRRTHTGEKPFKCTVCGKSYSYKRTLTAHVRTHNGD; this is translated from the exons ATGTTGAAAAAGTTCGTGAAGGAGCGACTAATGGCGGCGGCGGATGAAATAGTTGCGCTGTTTGAAAAAACGATAGCGtcctacgaggaggaactttctcgaacaagagaggagaaggagcgaccaCGACGACAACTGGAAGATGTTAGCAAGACTCAGACTGGGCTAGCTGGTAAAA ATGTCCAGCaagttaaagaggaagaggagggactCTGGACCGCTGAGAAGGGAGAGTGTCTTTTAGGGCCAGAAGAGGCTGATGTGACTGtcgtctctgtgaagactgaagacgaTGACGAGGAACCAAAAGCGAACCACGTCTCAGCTTCACTAACATATA atgtccagcaccccccacaagttaaagaggaagaggagggagagtgtcttttAGGGCCAGAAGAGGCCGATGTGaccgttgtctctgtgaagactgaagatgacgaCGAGGAACCAAAAGCAAACGAGGATGAAGACAGGAAAGACACCCAAGAagctttgagcagcgatacagactgcgaagatgatatgaggactcacactgacaacaaacactcagaATGCTCTGAAAAGAAGATGCGTAAAGAAGGGTTTACCTGCTCAGTTTGTGCGAAGAGATTTTCTTTCCAGAGTCATTTGAAAGAACACATGCGAACACataccggagaaaaacctttcagatgCTTGGTTTGCGCTAAAAGATTTTCCCACCATTCAACTATGGTGTCCCACaagagaacgcacacaggagaaaaaccttttcaaTGCTCGGTTTGTGGCGAAAGCTTTTCTCGAAAAAGCAATATGACGCAACACATGCGAATGCACatgagagaaaaaccttttagttgCACAGTTTGTGGCAAAGAGTTCACTCAAAAGGCCCACATGCTatcacacatgagaacgcacacgggggaaaaacctttcagttgttcagaTTGCGGTAAAACATTCGCTTATAAGGCAAATATGCTGGCGCACACGAGAacccacacaggagaaaaaccttttatttgCTCAATCTGTGGCGAAAGTTTTGTCCAAAAAGTATCTTTGATTGCACACAGaagaacacacacgggagaaaaaccctttaaatgcacagtttgtggtaaaagttatTCCTACAAGAGGACATTAACAGCACATGTGAGGACACACAATGGAGATTAA
- the LOC133632198 gene encoding gastrula zinc finger protein XlCGF57.1-like — protein MEEHCYAEMASAGKTEHISRQSSTDITLKPAENDVHRLIGHSEEIPPLPQATCIIVKQEAPQPHQFKDEVEEFLITREGKGLVGPVNADLTKLPQTGVSLKTEDHKEKPLETFRRSPTDIQQLIGHSEEFPPLGGSSSLKQEAPQLPYVKEEEEEEEIWNTRERECLPGPQEEADLTKLPLTVVSVKIEDDEEEPQEDNLLAPLSDSEAEDGSEEPLSSDTDCEGDTDNKNAHCSEEKRGNKRFSCPFCTKRFFTTPGLTRHMMKHTGEKPFRCSVCGKRFFQKNHLTQHIRTHTGEKPFNCSACGKSFSHKSNLTVHMQTHTGDKPFSCSVCDKSFSQKIHMTEHMRTHTKEKATCLVCGKSCTQKCKLTQHMKLHTGERFICSVCGRNCLSRASLARHTLKHTTEKTLSCSDCGKRYFYKKHLARHIRTHTGEKPFTCSVCGKSYTQNTNLTYHMRTHTLEKPFSCSVCGKSYSQRSNLTYHMKTHTGEKTHNCTVCVKRFPTKYLLECHMRTHTGEKPFSCSACLKRFTQKSSVRLHMRIHTGEKPFICPVCGKGFTQKATMVTHANVHRRETKSVITHMPTNSGINQPSIIESIISP, from the exons ATGGAAGAACACTGCTATGCTGAAATGGCGTCGGCCGGTAAAACAGAACACATTTCGAGGCAATCATCAACGGATATAACGCTGAAACCTGCAGAAAACG ATGTCCATCGGCTGATTGGTCATTCAGAAGAAATTCCCCCTTTGCCACAAGCCACGTGCATCATTGTGAAGCAAGAGGCTCCACAACCCCACCAATTTAAGGACGAAGTGGAGGAATTCTTGATCACACGGGAGGGAAAGGGTCTTGTAGGGCCAGTGAATGCTGATTTGACCAAATTGCCACAGACTGGTGTTTCTCTGAAGACCGAAGACCATAAAGAGAAACCACTTGAGACCTTTCGTAGGTCTCCCACAGACATCCAGCAGCTTATTGGTCATTCAGAAGAATTTCCCCCTCTGGGGGGGAGCTCTTCTTTGAAGCAGGAGGCTCCACAGCTCCCCTATgtcaaagaggaagaggaagaggaagaaattTGGAACACTCGGGAGAGAGAATGTCTTCCAGGTCcacaggaggaggctgatctcaccaagttgccactgactgttgtctctgtgaagattgaagacgatGAAGAGGAACCTCAAGAAGACAACCTGTTAGCTCCACTATccgatagtgaggctgaagacgggtctgaagaacctttgagcagcgatacagactgtgaaggtgacacTGACAACAAAAACGCTCATTGCTCTGAAGAGAAGAGAGGTAATAAACGTTTCAGCTGCCCATTTTGTACTAAAAGGTTTTTTACTACACCGGGTTTGACTCGGCACATGATgaagcacactggagaaaaaccatttcgTTGTTCGGTTTGCGGTAAAAGGTTTTTTCAAAAGAACCATTTGACTCAACATataagaacacacactggagaaaaaccctttaattgttcagcttgtggcaaaagcttttctcacaaGAGCAATTTGACTgtacacatgcaaacacacacgggAGATAAAccgtttagttgttcagtttgtgataaaagcttttctcaaaagatACACATGACTGAGCACATGCGAACCCACACAAAGGAAAAAGCCACTTGCTTAGTTTGCGGCAAAAGCTGTACTCAAAAGTGCAAATTGACTCAACATATGAAATTGCACACTGGCGAAAGATTTATTTGTTCAGTGTGTGGTAGAAACTGTTTATCTAGAGCAAGTTTGGCTCGTCACACATTAAAGCACACCACAGAAAAAACGTTAAGTTGTTCAGATTGTGGTAAAAGATACTTTTATAAAAAACATCTGGCAAGACATattagaacacacactggagaaaaaccattcacctgttcagtttgtggtaaaagctatACCCAAAATACTAATTTGACTtaccacatgagaacgcacacattAGAAAAACCATTCagctgttcagtttgtggtaaaagttatTCTCAAAGGAGCAATTTGACTtatcacatgaaaacacacactggcGAAAAAACTCATAATTGTACAGTTTGTGTCAAAAGATTTCCAACAAAATACCTGTTGGAAtgtcacatgagaacgcacacaggagaaaaacccttcAGTTGCTCAGCTTGCCTGAAAAGATTTACTCAAAAGTCAAGTGTCCGACTACACATGAGAATCCATACGGGAGAAAAACCGTTTATTTGCCCAGTTTGCGGTAAAGGATTTACACAGAAGGCAACTATGGTAACTCATGCAAACGTACACAGAAGAGAAACTAAAAGTGTAATCACGCACATGCCGACAAACTCTGGTATAAACCAACCTTCAATCATTGAATCAATtattagcccttaa